Below is a window of Mycobacterium dioxanotrophicus DNA.
TCCGCGCTTGTCGAACTCCTCGACGGTAACGTAGTTCGTCCGGCTCGGCGTGTCCATGAACTTGTGCTTGGTTCCGACCTGCTTACTTCCATCCTGGTGAATTACTGTGGTCACCTCTTCGCCATGGTCGTTGACCGACTCGATAGTTTCACGGACCGCGGTTGCCTCATCACCAGCACGTATCGCTTCTTGACCGATAATCCCCATTGGGTCCTTCGGATTCGGGACTTGATCCCGCGGTCGCTGAGGCGCCGGTATGTCGAAGGGCGATGACGAGGGTCCCGCTTCGACGAACCCGTGATCTCGGCCTGCGGCGACGACCGCGTTGGCCGTGCTGTCGTCGGCGTCGCCAACAGCCGTCAGCAGTCCGTTGATGGTGGTCTGTTCCTCACGTGCCAAAGCTTGAAGCTTGGCGAGTTCCTCTTCCGACAAGACGACGGGGTCGACAAGCACGACCCATTGGTCGGTGACATTCAATGGTCCTTGATCGACCTCCGCGGCCTTGTTGAGCAGGGCATTGCGTGCTGGAACGATAGTTCCGCTGCCGTTCTTCAGTGCTGCAGCAATACCATTCGCGTACGCGGAGAACTTCAACGTCTGGCGGCGAGCCCGTCCGAACATTGCCTCTGCCGCTTCGTGAGAGCGGCCAGACCAACCTCTGGCCTCGGGCATTCGCTGGCAAGCATCGTCCACGCCAGTTACGGCATCTGCGACCGATGCAGCGCTCGCAGTGATCGCGCCTGCCGACGCCGTCAGAGAATCCGGGTTCCAACCTTGCAGTGTGGTGCGGTTCGGCAACATCAGCTAGAAGAACCCGTCGAACTGGCCGGCCAGCGTGTTGTCGGCAACTTCGAAGCGGTCGCCGGCCCCGCGGACCGCCGTTCCGATCTTGGTGACGTTCTGTGCGAGTTGGTTTGCGACACCAGTGAAATGTTCGCCCACGGTATGAGCCGCCCATTGAGTGGTCGAGCTCGCCAAGCCATCAGCTGATGTCGACACCTTCGACCCCACGTCGGCGCGACCGATCACTGAGGCTGCAGAATCCACCTGTCCGGCAAGGGCCCGCAACAGTTCTGGGTTAACTAACACATCTCCCCCTCGAGCAACAACGAATCACCTCGATCCTGGCACACAGCAACCCCACAGAAATGCAGCAGTTTCAACCCCCCCGTCGGCCACCGGTGAGAATCACGGCGAGTTTTTCGGAATAGCGCTCGGGCGATGGCAGGTTGACCCGACCATGACTGACATCACGCGCGCCAAGCCTGACCTCGGTAGTTTCGGCGTTTTCGGGCATTATTCGCAGTTCCAGCCGCTGTCGGCAGAACAGTTGCAGGAGATCGAAGCCCTCGGCTACGGGGCGATCTGGGCGGGTGGCTCGCCGCCTGCCGAGCTGGACTGGGTCGAGCCGATTCTGGAGAAGACCACCAACCTGCAGGTCGCGACGGGCATCGTCAACATCTGGACGGCCGACGCCGGGGCGGTCGCGGAGTCCTTCCATCGCATCGACGCCGCGTACCCGGGCCGTTTCCTGCTGGGTATCGGTGTCGGCCACCGCGAGGCCATCGGCGAGTACCGCAAACCGCTCGACGCCCTCACCGACTATCTGGACAAGCTCGACGAGCACGGCGTTCCCGAGCACCGCCGCGTGGTCGCTGCGCTCGGCCCCAAGGTGCTGCAGTTGTCGGCGGAACGCGCGGCCGGTGCCCACCCGTACCTGACCACCCCCGAGCACACCGCACAGGCCCGCGAGATCATCGGGCCGGACGCGTTTCTCGCCCCGGAGCACAAGGTGGTGCTGACCACCGATAACGAAAAGGCCCGCGCGGTCGGCCGCAAGGCCCTCGACCTCTACCTCGGCCTGACCAACTACCTCAACAACTTCAAGCGACTGGGCTTCACCGATGCCGATCTGGCCAAGCCGGGCAGCGATGCGTTCATCGACGCCGTGGTCGCGCACGGCACCGTCGACGAGGTGGCGGCGCGACTCAAAGAGCACCGCGAGGCCGGCGCGGACCACGTGCCCGTGCAGGTTCTCACCTCGCCCGACAAACTGGTACCGGCACTTGCCGAACTTGCCGGGCCGCTGGGCCTCAAGTAATCGAAAGGGACGCGAATGAGCTTGAACCTGGGCCGCTTTGGGGTGTGGACGTTCGGTGCGCCGACGCCCGAGCAGGCCGCCGAGATCGAGAAGCTGGGCTACGGCGCCATCTGGCCGGGCGGTTCGCCCACCGCCGACCTGGCGTTCGTCGAACCGATCCTGGCGGCGACCGACACGCTGCAGGTGGCCACCGGCATCGTCAATGTGTGGACTGCCCCCGCGGCGCAGGTGGCTGAGTCCTATCACCGCATCGAGGCGGCACACCCCGGCCGGTTCATCCTCGGCATCGGCATCGGCCATCCCGAGCACACCCAGGAGTACCGCAAGCCCTACGACGTGCTGGTCGAGTACCTCGACGCGCTCGACGAGCAGGGTGTGCCGAAGGAACGGCGAGTGGTAGCCGCGCTGGGACCCAAGGTGCTGAAGCTGGCCGCCGACCGTAGTGCGGGCGCGCATCCGTACCTGACGACGCCCGAGCACACCGCGCAGGCCCGCGAGCTCATCGGCCCTGGCGTGTTTCTCGCCCCCGAGCACAAGGTGGTGCTGACCGACGGGTCCGAGCAACAGGGCGAGGCGGCGCGGGCGGTCGGCCGCGAGACCGTCGACTTCTATCTGAATCTGAGCAATTACCTGAACAACTGGCGACGGTTGGGATTCAGCGAGGACGACATCGCCAAGCCCGGCAGCAACCGTCTGATCGATGCTGTCGTCGCTCACGGCACGCCCGATGACGTAGCGGCGCGTTTGCGGCAACACCTCGACGCGGGCGCCGACCATGTGGCGATCCAGGTGCTCGGCGGATGGGACAAGCTGCTCGGAACACTGACGGAGCTGGCAGGCCCGCTGGGCCTGAAAGGCTGATCGGACAGCCCGTTAGAGTTGACCCATGCGGTTGCTGGTCACCGGGGGTGCCGGGTTCATCGGGGCGAATTTCGTGCAGGACGCCGTCCGCGACGGCGCGTCAGTAACGGTGCTCGACGCTCTCACCTATGCCGGCAGCCGGGAGTCACTGGCGCCGGTGGCCGACCGGATCCGCTTGGTCGAGGGCGATGTGTGCGACGCGGCGTTGGTGTCGAGCCTGACGGCCGACGCCGACGCCGTGGTGCACTTCGCGGCCGAAACCCATGTGGACAACGCGCTGGCCGATCCGGCGCCGTTCGTACAGTCCAACGTCGTCGGCACCTTCACGGTGCTGGAGGCGGTGCGCCGGCACGGGGTGCGGCTGCATCACATCTCCACCGACGAGGTGTACGGCGACCTGCCCCTCGACGATCCGGCGCGGTTCACCGAGAACACGCCGTACAACCCGTCGAGCCCCTACTCGTCGACCAAGGCCGCCGCCGACCTGCTGGTGCGGGCCTGGGTGCGGTCCTACGGCGTACACGCGACGCTGTCGAACTGCTCCAACAACTACGGCCCGTACCAGCACGTGGAGAAGTTCATCCCGCGCCAGATCACCAACGTGCTCACCGGCCGCAGGCCCAAGCTGTACGGCGCCGGCGCCAATGTCCGCGACTGGATCCACGTCGATGACCACAACGCTGCGGTGCGCCGGATCCTGGCCGACGGTAAGGCGGGCCAGACCTACCTGATCGGCGCGCAGTGCGAGCAGAACAACCTGACCGTGATGCGCACGCTGCTGCGGTTGATGGGCCGTGACCCCGACGATTTCGACCACGTCACCGACCGCGCTGGGCACGACCTGCGGTATGCCATCGACCCGTCGACGCTCACCGACGAGCTGGGCTGGAAACCGGTGCACACCGACTTCGAAGACGGTCTGCGCAACACCATCGACTGGTACCGCGCCAACGAATCTTGGTGGGGCCCACTCAAAGAACAGGTCGAGGCGAACTACCAGGAGCGCGGCCAGTGACCGCACGGGAACTCAAGGTCCCCGGGGCGTGGGAGCTCACCCCCAAACTGCACGGCGATTCCCGCGGGATGTTCTTCGAGTGGTTCACCGACTCGGGTTTCACCGGTTTCACCGGGCACAGGTTCGATCTGCGCCAGGCCAACTGCTCGGTGTCGGCGGCGGGGGTGCTGCGCGGTGTGCATTTCGCGGAACTGCCGCCGAGTCAGGCCAAATACGTGACGTGCGTGCGCGGTTCGGTGTTCGACGTGGTGGTCGACATTCGCGTCGGCTCCCCCACCTACGGGCAGTGGGATTCCGTGCTGCTCGACGACCGCGACCGCCGGTCGATCTATCTGTCCGAAGGCCTGGGCCACGCTTTCCTTGCGCTGGAAGATGATTCGACCGTCATGTATCTGTGCTCCGCACCGTATTCGCCGGAGCGGGAGCACACCATCCTGGCCACCGATCTGGGCATCGACTGGCCGGAGGGCCACGAGCTGGTGATCTCCGACCGCGACGCCGCCGCGCCGACCCTCGACGAGGTGCGCGCCGCGGGCCTCCTGCCGACCTGGGAGGACACCCGCGCCTTCGTCGAGGAGTTGCGCAGCGAGGCCTAACTGCGTCGCAGCAGCGCACCACCCACGAGACCGACGAACGGGATCGCCGCGAGGATGGCGCTGAGCATCGCACTGCCGCCGGTGACGAGGGTGAAGTTCGTCAGGACCAGCCACAGGCTGCCCAGCAGGCCGGCACACGCCAGGGCCGGCGCGATGCGGGTCTGCCAGGTGCGTCCGGCGGCGTCGGAGCGGTGGCGGGCGAAGTAGACCAGTACCGCCACCGAGGTGGTGAGCATCAGCAGCACCATTCCGACCGTCGCCACACCGGCCATCGACCCGAACACTCCGACCAAGGGGTCGACCCCGAGCGCGGCGAGGATGCCGACGATGACGGCGGCCGTGACGGTCTGCACCACCGAGGACACCGCGGGCGAGCCGTGCGACGAATGCACGGTCGCCAATCTGTTGGGCAGCAACCCTTTTCGGGCCAGCGCGAACTGGTAGCGGGCGATCACGTTGTGAAAGGACAGCACGCAGGCGAAGAGACTGGTCAGCAGCAACACGTTGACGACGTCACGGCCGATCCTGCCGAGGTTGGCGTCGGTGGTGTCCAACAGCATGTTGGCGTCACCGGCCAGGGTGCGCTGGGCGGTTTCGGTGACCTGGTCGGGGCCGATCGCGACGACGAACGCCCAGCACGTGATCGCGTAGAAGCCGCCGATGAGTAGCACCGCCGCATAGGTGGCGCGGGGAATGGTGCGTTCAGGATTGCGGGCCTCGTCGCGGAACACCGCCGTTGCCTCGAAACCGATGAAGCCCGTCAGCGCGAACAGCACCGCGATGCCCAGCGCGCCGTGGGTGAAGATACCCGGGGTGAACGATGCGAACGTCACGCCGGCAGGCCCCGGCTTCGCGACGATCACCAGATCGAGCACCACAACCACGCTGATCTCCAGCACCAGCGCCACCCCGAGTACCTTGGCACTGAGGTCGATATGCCGGTACCCGAGCAGCGCCACGATCGCGAGTATCACGAACGAGTAGGCAGGCCAAGGTATTTGCGGTCCTCCGTAGAACCGCACGGTATCGCCGATGGCCCAGCCGATGTAGCCGTAGATGCCCACCTGGATCGCGGTGTAGGCGATCAGCGCGACTGCGGCGATGCCACTGCCCGGCCGGTTACCCAGTCCCAGCGTCACGTAGGAGAAGAAGGCTCCGGCCTCGGGCACATACGGCGTCATCGCCACGAAGCCGACGCTGAACACCAGCAGAACCGCTGCGGCGATGAGGAATCCGACCGGTGCGCCCGCACCGTTGCCGAGTCCCATCGCCAGCGGCATGTTGCCGCCGATGACGGTCAGCGGGGCTGCGGCCGCGACCACCATGAACACCACTCCGACCGGACCGAGCTTCCCGTGCAGCCGGTGGTCGGCAGTCGTTTCAGTGTTGGTACTCATTGCCCCTCCAGGAGAAGTGCGTGGCGAAACATCTTGTGGTCCAATGCATGTGCGGTACGGCCGCCGCGCCCCGTCAGGGTGTCCGCAGCGACGAGACAGTTCAGGATGGCTTCTTCGGTGGCCTCGATCACCAGGTCGAAAAGCCGGGTCATCAGTTGTGGGGCCACCATGCGCAGCCCGATTTCAGGGTGGTCG
It encodes the following:
- a CDS encoding WXG100 family type VII secretion target, which encodes MLVNPELLRALAGQVDSAASVIGRADVGSKVSTSADGLASSTTQWAAHTVGEHFTGVANQLAQNVTKIGTAVRGAGDRFEVADNTLAGQFDGFF
- a CDS encoding LLM class F420-dependent oxidoreductase; translation: MTDITRAKPDLGSFGVFGHYSQFQPLSAEQLQEIEALGYGAIWAGGSPPAELDWVEPILEKTTNLQVATGIVNIWTADAGAVAESFHRIDAAYPGRFLLGIGVGHREAIGEYRKPLDALTDYLDKLDEHGVPEHRRVVAALGPKVLQLSAERAAGAHPYLTTPEHTAQAREIIGPDAFLAPEHKVVLTTDNEKARAVGRKALDLYLGLTNYLNNFKRLGFTDADLAKPGSDAFIDAVVAHGTVDEVAARLKEHREAGADHVPVQVLTSPDKLVPALAELAGPLGLK
- a CDS encoding LLM class F420-dependent oxidoreductase; the encoded protein is MSLNLGRFGVWTFGAPTPEQAAEIEKLGYGAIWPGGSPTADLAFVEPILAATDTLQVATGIVNVWTAPAAQVAESYHRIEAAHPGRFILGIGIGHPEHTQEYRKPYDVLVEYLDALDEQGVPKERRVVAALGPKVLKLAADRSAGAHPYLTTPEHTAQARELIGPGVFLAPEHKVVLTDGSEQQGEAARAVGRETVDFYLNLSNYLNNWRRLGFSEDDIAKPGSNRLIDAVVAHGTPDDVAARLRQHLDAGADHVAIQVLGGWDKLLGTLTELAGPLGLKG
- the rfbB gene encoding dTDP-glucose 4,6-dehydratase; this encodes MRLLVTGGAGFIGANFVQDAVRDGASVTVLDALTYAGSRESLAPVADRIRLVEGDVCDAALVSSLTADADAVVHFAAETHVDNALADPAPFVQSNVVGTFTVLEAVRRHGVRLHHISTDEVYGDLPLDDPARFTENTPYNPSSPYSSTKAAADLLVRAWVRSYGVHATLSNCSNNYGPYQHVEKFIPRQITNVLTGRRPKLYGAGANVRDWIHVDDHNAAVRRILADGKAGQTYLIGAQCEQNNLTVMRTLLRLMGRDPDDFDHVTDRAGHDLRYAIDPSTLTDELGWKPVHTDFEDGLRNTIDWYRANESWWGPLKEQVEANYQERGQ
- a CDS encoding dTDP-4-dehydrorhamnose 3,5-epimerase family protein — translated: MTARELKVPGAWELTPKLHGDSRGMFFEWFTDSGFTGFTGHRFDLRQANCSVSAAGVLRGVHFAELPPSQAKYVTCVRGSVFDVVVDIRVGSPTYGQWDSVLLDDRDRRSIYLSEGLGHAFLALEDDSTVMYLCSAPYSPEREHTILATDLGIDWPEGHELVISDRDAAAPTLDEVRAAGLLPTWEDTRAFVEELRSEA
- a CDS encoding APC family permease — translated: MSTNTETTADHRLHGKLGPVGVVFMVVAAAAPLTVIGGNMPLAMGLGNGAGAPVGFLIAAAVLLVFSVGFVAMTPYVPEAGAFFSYVTLGLGNRPGSGIAAVALIAYTAIQVGIYGYIGWAIGDTVRFYGGPQIPWPAYSFVILAIVALLGYRHIDLSAKVLGVALVLEISVVVVLDLVIVAKPGPAGVTFASFTPGIFTHGALGIAVLFALTGFIGFEATAVFRDEARNPERTIPRATYAAVLLIGGFYAITCWAFVVAIGPDQVTETAQRTLAGDANMLLDTTDANLGRIGRDVVNVLLLTSLFACVLSFHNVIARYQFALARKGLLPNRLATVHSSHGSPAVSSVVQTVTAAVIVGILAALGVDPLVGVFGSMAGVATVGMVLLMLTTSVAVLVYFARHRSDAAGRTWQTRIAPALACAGLLGSLWLVLTNFTLVTGGSAMLSAILAAIPFVGLVGGALLRRS